A section of the Bacillota bacterium genome encodes:
- a CDS encoding WG repeat-containing protein: protein MKKYKILTLSIFFIFVLVYITACMLNNLPEDVVGYRIIKNSIPEVTLKDTDTKMGSNGISYKELGYKKSDLPYDEVRDFYSDVSVVRKGKKYGLVNSDLEEVVPLEYDMIIRASYFGSKSGAIGNVDKIYYAQKGNKWVTIDLNTWEICKFVAVGKSSNISSNQPSNMTSDADIFLLENCSAIVVEGELVSFEYNGEELLIDNKEGFKLLPMYRTEFLSDINMLVIRKGNEHAAFNPLDIDGSVAMWRHIGDQGTVFFPYSWLDETPCSFYDVKVYTSGLCFEYAFRKIANLLNADWKKREKDQIAEKYLEAKIIEKGIDVKSLLKSIWSYNPYWTKKGYSPFEKPTLVCPMINE from the coding sequence ATGAAGAAATATAAAATTTTAACTTTATCTATATTTTTTATCTTTGTATTGGTTTACATTACGGCATGCATGTTAAATAACTTGCCCGAAGATGTAGTGGGTTATCGGATAATAAAAAACTCGATACCTGAAGTTACTTTAAAAGATACCGATACTAAGATGGGTTCAAACGGTATCAGCTATAAAGAGCTTGGCTATAAAAAAAGTGATTTGCCTTATGATGAAGTTCGAGATTTTTATTCTGACGTAAGCGTCGTAAGAAAGGGCAAAAAATATGGCCTTGTCAATTCGGACCTTGAGGAAGTTGTCCCTCTGGAATACGATATGATAATCCGTGCATCCTATTTCGGTTCGAAATCTGGAGCTATTGGAAATGTTGATAAGATTTATTATGCTCAAAAAGGGAATAAATGGGTAACCATTGATTTAAATACATGGGAAATATGTAAATTTGTCGCGGTTGGTAAATCGAGCAATATATCAAGCAATCAACCGAGCAATATGACATCAGATGCTGATATATTTTTGTTGGAAAACTGCAGTGCTATTGTCGTGGAAGGAGAACTTGTGTCTTTTGAGTATAACGGCGAGGAGCTTTTGATAGATAATAAGGAAGGATTTAAGCTATTACCCATGTATCGAACTGAATTTCTTAGCGACATAAACATGCTGGTTATAAGAAAAGGCAATGAGCATGCAGCTTTTAATCCTCTTGATATTGATGGAAGTGTAGCAATGTGGAGACATATAGGTGATCAAGGCACGGTTTTTTTCCCTTATAGTTGGCTTGATGAAACTCCTTGCAGCTTTTATGACGTTAAAGTTTATACTTCAGGATTATGCTTTGAGTATGCATTTAGGAAGATTGCTAATTTGCTCAATGCGGATTGGAAAAAGCGAGAAAAAGATCAAATTGCAGAGAAATACTTAGAAGCAAAGATTATTGAAAAAGGCATAGATGTTAAAAGTTTATTGAAATCTATTTGGAGTTATAATCCTTATTGGACGAAAAAAGGGTACAGTCCCTTTGAAAAACCAACGCTTGTTTGCCCAATGATAAATGAATAA
- a CDS encoding NUDIX domain-containing protein has product MPYPTHIVAAGGYVFDKKGNVLIVKTVNRGWECPGGQIEAGESLEEGVLREITEESGIKASVRCLAGISSNVGQHLFYDGITTVPTKVMFDFICDYIEGEPAASNETIDVMWVPKDKVLEYITSPVSIFKFKYVLQFNGKIHYCSYVTYPEFKILSSRYL; this is encoded by the coding sequence ATGCCATATCCGACACATATTGTCGCAGCAGGCGGTTATGTTTTTGACAAGAAAGGAAATGTTCTTATTGTAAAAACAGTAAATAGAGGTTGGGAATGCCCCGGAGGACAAATTGAAGCAGGAGAGAGCCTTGAAGAAGGTGTTTTGCGAGAAATCACGGAGGAAAGCGGGATAAAAGCTTCTGTTAGATGCCTGGCAGGGATATCTTCCAATGTAGGACAGCATTTATTCTATGATGGTATTACAACTGTTCCAACTAAGGTTATGTTTGATTTTATATGCGATTATATAGAAGGTGAACCGGCAGCTTCAAATGAAACCATAGATGTCATGTGGGTTCCTAAGGACAAGGTTTTAGAATATATAACATCTCCTGTGAGTATATTTAAGTTCAAGTATGTCCTGCAATTTAATGGCAAAATTCACTATTGCTCATATGTTACATACCCCGAATTTAAAATTTTGTCATCTCGATATTTATAA
- a CDS encoding DUF3795 domain-containing protein has protein sequence MSKKIFTLGCCGLDCGLCPRFYTEGASKCPGCYGVDFENKHPSCSFITCCVKKKGLEVCGECGDFPCSRFDKETGETDSFITHRRVIQNQNYIKEYGIVAFIEQQNQRMSFLQTMLGCYDDGKCKSFFCLAVTLLSLKSLSESLIKAEKEIKERGIDKEDLKVKAKIIREILNQLASEENEELKLRKAKKI, from the coding sequence ATGAGCAAAAAAATTTTTACATTAGGATGTTGTGGACTTGATTGTGGTTTATGTCCGAGATTTTATACCGAAGGCGCTTCGAAATGTCCTGGTTGTTACGGTGTTGATTTTGAAAACAAACATCCTTCCTGTTCATTTATTACATGTTGTGTTAAGAAAAAAGGCTTAGAGGTTTGTGGTGAATGTGGAGATTTTCCTTGCTCCAGATTTGATAAAGAGACAGGGGAAACTGATTCATTTATAACGCATAGAAGAGTTATTCAAAACCAGAATTATATAAAGGAATATGGGATTGTTGCCTTTATTGAGCAACAAAATCAAAGAATGAGTTTTCTTCAGACTATGCTTGGATGCTACGATGATGGAAAATGCAAAAGTTTTTTCTGCCTGGCAGTAACATTACTTTCGCTTAAAAGCCTAAGTGAATCATTAATAAAAGCGGAAAAAGAAATAAAAGAAAGGGGTATTGATAAAGAAGATTTAAAAGTTAAAGCGAAAATAATAAGAGAGATTTTAAATCAATTAGCTAGTGAAGAGAATGAAGAGTTAAAATTAAGAAAAGCAAAGAAAATTTAA
- a CDS encoding nucleotidyltransferase domain-containing protein yields MDDILKKVEEIARDYVKEVKKHVRVNKAFLYGSYAKGTYDEGSDLDIAIFSESFKDKKFVEVTAFLFSLARRYKEICIEPVGFSDIDMISDNPFIKEIIDTGKDISIH; encoded by the coding sequence ATGGATGATATCCTTAAAAAAGTAGAAGAGATTGCACGGGATTATGTGAAAGAAGTTAAAAAGCATGTAAGAGTTAACAAGGCATTTCTTTATGGATCATATGCAAAAGGAACATATGATGAGGGTAGTGATTTGGATATTGCAATATTTTCGGAAAGCTTTAAAGACAAGAAGTTTGTTGAAGTGACCGCCTTTTTATTTTCTTTAGCGAGAAGATATAAGGAAATATGTATTGAACCAGTAGGTTTTTCAGATATTGACATGATAAGTGATAATCCTTTTATAAAAGAAATAATAGATACAGGTAAAGATATATCTATACATTAA
- a CDS encoding HEPN domain-containing protein: MDKKEKYLYWLDIAEYDMVTAESMFNSGRYLYVVFMCQQALEKLAKGLYSYYIDDNVPRVHNISFIFSKVIDKLNIEADDKIYALFDRLAAYYLQGRYPSFKEKISQIVGKAEAKDTLDASKEVFRWMISLKK, translated from the coding sequence TTTATATTGGTTAGATATTGCTGAGTATGATATGGTTACAGCAGAATCAATGTTTAATTCCGGTAGGTACTTATATGTTGTTTTTATGTGTCAACAAGCTTTAGAGAAGTTGGCGAAAGGATTATATTCTTACTACATAGATGACAATGTGCCTCGAGTTCATAATATTAGTTTTATTTTTAGCAAAGTTATAGATAAACTTAATATTGAGGCAGATGATAAAATATACGCTTTGTTTGATAGGCTTGCAGCTTACTACTTACAAGGCAGATATCCATCTTTTAAAGAAAAAATTTCACAGATTGTTGGTAAAGCTGAAGCAAAAGATACATTGGATGCATCGAAGGAGGTATTCAGATGGATGATATCCTTAAAAAAGTAG